In the Arachis stenosperma cultivar V10309 chromosome 8, arast.V10309.gnm1.PFL2, whole genome shotgun sequence genome, GATTATATCCTGCTGCATCTCTGCCGATGGCCGTTGGGATGCCCCCACAAATCATCCCAAATGGGGTAGGGATCCATAGCAATGGCCATGTGAATGGTGCAGTTGGACCTTGGTTTAATCACACTTGAATTCTTCCCCCATAGGATCCAATTCTTTTGAGTTATTTCTTTGGCATGATAGCTGGTAGGGCTGTTGGGTAGGAAGAAAGGTTGGTTGAAATTTTGCCACAAATGTTAGGAAGTGACACCAATGGAACTATCAGTTGCAAATGCCATACTCATTTGCGCCTACTttttttggtttaaaaaaagaattaattacAGGCCTTTTAAGTTTTCATAGATATAGTATGTTTCCACATAGTTTAGTTTGGCCAAAGTGGTTGaatcctatttttatttttgtcatgGCCAGAATTGAACCGCTGTAAGAAATCTTGATTGATAGTTTGAATACGTAATCAACATAGAGATCTGAGATCCTCTTCCCACTGACTGACACTCATTGGTGAGAAAAACAGTTATTCCTCGTCTGATCCACTTTTAATGTCTGAATAAAATCCTCTCTTGTCGGCAATCATTTTTCTGCCCTCTAGTTTGTGTTGCTCTTACAGTTTCGCCCTGGCCCTTTGCCCGTACGGAATGCAATGAGAATGGTATTTATTGATTGAGATCTGAGAAAAAGTCATGTCATAACGATGAATTATTATATTCTGGTACATATTTTCAATTTCTATTGCTCGAGAGTTGAGAATATAGAAATATATTTCAATCATagaaattaaaatgatatttattATGCAGTACTCCATAAAATAAAGGCATGCTAGTCAAATATGCTTCTTGCAGCATTTATTCCCCTGACTAAACTAAAGGACAATTTCTTCTTTCTGAAAAACAACTAATTTTgtcttgttattattttttttttggacggGGGTCTTGTTATTTGTTTCTTCAAAAGGAAGCCAGCCatttcttaaataattttttcatcCCAGATTCTCTTGGCTCTTGCTGTTCTACTGgggttttcttttttctcttttattttaaggataaaattaatttttggttTCTTCATTAACCTTATGGAGCTGAGACGTGCGCGGCGCAGCATGCATTGAGCATCTTTttctgaaaaataaaagaattcaGTGCAAAAACTATAGCAGTCGAATGTACCGAGGAAAAGAAAACTAATATTAGAGGGTCAATATTTTTAGCGTAAAAGAGGAAAAAGTTGATTAGTGTTGATTcgaatataagataaaaaaaaggtTAATCACCTAGAATTTCTCTTAAAAAAACTATACCTGAGGAAATTAATAGGAATATGGACGAAAGCTATTTCCACGGTTTTTGTTGTTAATTTCAATCTGCCTTAACATAAAAGaatattattatgttatatttaatGTTAACAAAGTGAGATTGATTGTATCATATATGTTGATATGTTGTCATTACTTCTGAAAATTTTTCCTAAAGACATTACCCAGAAAAAATTGATAATCTCACAAAATACAATTATGTtatatagatataaaaaattaatatgaaatgactatatatttcaaaatttgatataaataaaaatttaatttaaaatttgattatctTACCTATGAagtttaattataaatatgtatcaagtttgattatattatttaaaaaagtaaagtatcgtttttgtatCCAACGATTAGGATAAGTCTCAAATTTggccctaacgtttcaaaaatgactcaatgttgtccttcCGTTAGGAATCTATTAACGGAATTGACGACGGCAGGACAAAATtaagacgattttgaaacgttagggacataAATAGGACataaacgttggggacaaaaatgatacaaagaaataaattttaattttatccttcactAATATCAATCTTTTACGGTACacaattattcaattattttttaataacatttaagcaaattacacttaatcacgttactttgattctaaataaatttattttttttataatttataatgtGAATATGAAACGTCGCCCCGCCGTCAATTCCGTTAATAGATTcttaacggcaggacaacattgagtcaattttgaaacgttagagaCTTAAATAGGATGATTCAAACGTTTGGGGTAACTTTAAAACTTACCccaaacgatactttactctttatAAACTTGATTATAATGTGAATATGAAACTATTTTGTATTCTTGTATAAGTGGTGATTTCTTGCATACATcactaaaaagtaaaaataataaattttgattatcctaacttttttttatgtataattaaagagaaacaaatgaaaaagtaaaagaaccAATGAAGAGGACGAAATAAAGAAAAGCATATATTACTTTCTTAATTGACAATACTACTAACTCATTACTCTTGAGTTCATATGGATTATTATTGCTttatgaattaattaattaattaattaatgaccACAAGCTCATGGTTTTTCCCTTTACTACAAACTTCCTCATATCACAACGTAACTAACTCATCATAACGATTAACAGAAacactctctctttctctctctttattcTCTGCGTTTGAGTGACCAATGAACGTTGGCGGGTTCCAACAAACATGGCCTCAAGAGTGAAAACCTAACCATGCTTGAGCTCATCAACAAAATTATCATCATCACAATAAGAGGTGAAGCAGAGATTAttattcttcatcttcatcGCAAAATCGCGTTTCTTTTAGTAGCATTATGGGATTCTTCGGCGGGATGTTCATCGGCATCGCCTTTGGCGTTGGATTGATCGTTGCTTTTGCTCGCTACGAAAGCATTCGATCCAAGCGTCGTTCTGATTTGGTAAATTCAAATTCACCtccatttaatttcattttatgaGAGATTTATTAATGAGAACAAATTAAACAATGGTCATCTTTATGTTAATTATGAATTGAATTCAAATCTGTTAAGAGTCAATGAACAAAATGCGAGGTTAGTTCTCGCATTCTCACGAATTGCATTTAGGTGAATTGTATTCCATCCATTCATAGTGAGTCTTAACTAGGCATTGTGGATCTGTGGTGGCTATTTAGGCGAAGACGGTGGCGATGTTTGCGAGGATGACGGTGGAAGATTCTAGAGTACTTCTGCCTGGAAAGTTCTACCCTTCATGGGTTGTATTCACTAAGAGACAGAAGTTGAgtttcaagtttcaactctGTTCCCTTACATTCTTCTGCCTACTCTTACAATGGCAGCATCTTCAGTCATTGATGTGGATTTTGATATtggcttttttctttttatgtgCAGTTAAAATGGCTCAACACGCAACTCGACAAGATGTGGCCATTCATCAATGATGTACTATGCTTTTGTTATTGAAttttcatctttctttctttcttgttcATAGTATCTATTAATTTAGCTATTTATACACATTTTATTGTTTATTGTGATAGATTTGTGTAAAAATAACGTTGGAAGtatctttatattatattaaaggTGAAATTGAAAGTGAAAAATGTATCTAAACTAAACATTATAATGAATATAGGACACAGTATATGTGATTACTAAGTGTGATCTGTGATGTGtatctaataattttgttgATGAAATTAATATGGAAATCTGCTTCGGCTTAAGTAGGCAGCTTCGGAGTTGATAAAGAGTAGTGTGGAGCCAATTCTAGAGCAATATAAGCCAGTTATTTTGGCTTCTCTTACCTTCTCCAAGTTGACCCTTGGCACAGTGGCTCCACAATTTACCGGTTAGTCATATTCATTCATTGAGGTGATATATATACTCTAAACTCTATGCTATTATATATAATCGAGTTGATGTTCTATCTGAAATGAAAATCAGTAAACCACACTCcatccaataataataaattgataaatattaaaaatatgttatttaaatactttccttccttttttcttatttatcctttgaaatttgaATGTTATTATTTTATGAGTAATAATTAAGAGTTTTAATTCATTCTCTAATTATCCTCTTAACTTttaaatgaataataatttaaatatatatttattttttttaaatataaaaaagataaaaaaaattcaattttttttatttagaactAAGAGGATAGTTTAAGgttttcaattattattattattattattatattattattattattattattattattattattattattatttggatCTTTTACATGTATGCGTTACGTAGCAATTCTATACTATTGAATTAAATATGTTAGGACTTCGATTAATAATGTCATGATTTAAGAATTCCATGCATGCTCTTAATATACGCTGCTTTTGAAATATGGTGCTGGAAATATGTAGGAATTGCCATACTTGAAGAGGAAAGTGGGCCTAATGAATTTACCATAGAGTTAGAGATGCAGTGGGATGGTGATCCCAACATTGTTCTTGATATCAAAACCAAAGTTGGTGTCGTACTTCCCATCCAGGTGATACACATCATTGGTCACTGCCACTCCTGATTTTCCTTTCTTAgcattatattttattttaatatatctaAGAGAAGAAAGCAAACAAATGCTTTGATTGgtgaaaatataatttatttgcATTATAAATTTTCAAGACTTGATGGCCCACCTGATTATTGCTATTTTTTTCCCCCGTTTTACTGATAATATCATTTTCAAAGTTTGTTCATTGAATTATATGACTTGTTATCCAAAACAAACTTCTGCTCAGCTTCAATAATATATACTAATTATGATTGCTTTCACTGATCGTTATGTAAATGTTCTGTTTTGGAGAATATTAGCAAACTTTTATGTCAGTTTTGGGGAATGTTGGCAAATTATTCATTCAACTAGAAAAATCTTTTCTGCTAATGTTAGAGAGAAATGTAATATAGTTCAGTGCATATATGTCTCTATTTTCTGATTCAAACACTTAAACATCTTCATATAGGCTTCTATCTCTAATAGTTAAAAAGATTTACATACTTAGATCAATAAAGCCGAATTATGCAACTAAGTCTGTCAGTGGCACCAGATTAATGACTTTGAGACTCTTCAGTCTTCATATGgaaacatttaattttttggaGTTATTCCTTATCATTATGCTCTTTCTCTCTTCTGGCAACTTGTTTATATAGGTAAAAAATATTGGATTCACTGGTGTTTTTTGGTTGATATTCAAACCACTAGTGGATGAGTTCCCTACTTTTTCAGCTGTTTCTGTTTCATTGAGAGAAAAGGTGAGCTGTATTATCTCCTAACTTGTTCTTTTTTAagtttaatatatattttagggTTTATATAGTTATATTGTCTTGTATCTTATGCCAAAGGTGAATAAACtactcttaatttttgaaagattagTTTCTTTACAAAATAGTTTGTAAAAATTGATCATTATACTTATACACCAGAAAAATGAGTTTTAAATAAACTATTATTTTAACTCTTCAAATATTAGTTGTTGACATTGCTCCTCAGTTGGGTTGATTTGTCAGAAGAAACCAATATTTTGGGTGCCgcaaaattaatataaaattttcaagGACTATCTTATCAAGAACCGAGGTTTTTGAGAGTGAATACTAGAGTACTCTGTTTTTCTAAGTTGATAAAATATTTCAACACGTTGAAATAAGGATTACTTACATGTTATTGTAATCATCTATGCTCTACGATGTCATGTAAATAGAAATAAACATGGCTTCACGGATGATAGCAACGTAATGAAAGTTTGCTCAAATGTATGTAGTACGTACAATCCTGGCGACTAATTTAAATTTgtatgttctttttttttttttttcctgccATCAGAAAGATCTGGATTTTACTCTAAAAGTAGTCGGCGGTGATATATCAGCTTTACCGGGGGTATCTGATGCTATAGAGGTATAACCAAATTACATCATAAAAGTTTTGTTATTCCTTGATATTGTGCGATATTAATTCGCAGATACTAAACTACCACATATAAATAACTGGAATTCTTAGTTGTGTAATAAAGTAATAGTCAGGCAGCATATACAAAAAGTTTTCACAAATTTTCATTAGTGTCGATTCAGTTTTAATAATGGAAAATTGGAAATCTTCTCTAGTTGTTTTGAAAGGTAATTATCTTTCTTACATTTACTCCATTCTATTCTTTCTGGAAATCTCCAATGTTGCTTCTGAGattttcttaatatttttcGAAGGTTTGAATATAGAAGGTGCAATGCACAGTACTAATGCATCGTTGTACTTATAATCTGGAGattttcttaatatttttcaaaGGTTTGAATATAGAAGGTGCAATGCCCAGTACTAATGCATCGTTGTATTTATAATCTGGAGAAATCAAATAGAAAAGGATAAGCACGTTACCAACAGCTTTGTAACTCATAAAGAACTCTCAACTCCTCTTTTATTCAGGAAACAATTCGGGATGCTATCGAAGACTCTATAACTTGGCCAATGCGCAAAGTCATACCAATTTTACCTGGGGATTACAGGTATGTGTAATTTTACTAACTTTATTCTCAATACCTTCCAAAGGAGAAAAGGTGAAAAAGTGTGTTTGATATGTGAGTAAACATGATACATTGAGCTCATCTGAAATTTTATCTCCTTATTCTTTTACAAGCTCTCCAGAATCCACATAACACTGCTGGTAACGAAAATGAAATGGAGATAATATTTGGAAAAAATTGTCAAATGTTTTTTAAATAGTGCATTTCATTTAATTCTTTTAGCTTTAGGACTAAACTATCGTGTCTCACAGTAAATATAAATATAGGATGCTGATATTGACATTAGTTCTGCACAACAGTTATGAAGTTTCCTCTTTTGTCCTCTTACAGTAATCTGGAATTGAAACCGGTCGGAATATTAGATGTGAAACTGGTGCAAGCAAAGGACTTAACAAATAAGGATATCATTGGTAAATCCGACCCTTTTGCTGTCCTGTTTGTGAGGCCACTTCGTGATAGAACCAAAACAAGCAAAGTAATCGTAAGACAAACGTTCCTCTCTCAACGGAAAGCTTCTTTGCTTTTTTATTTATCATCGCGTCAATTACACTCACTTCCTCTCCATTTTTGTGGTGAACTTCAATTCGTCTCCTGTTTATTTACAAAAATACTTCCCAAGAAATTTAGCTAATATTGCATTTCGCACActtgtatttttataaaatgtgGTGGTAAATATAAAATTGACGACTATTTTAATTGGACAAATAGAAGGAAATCATGATAAATTTCACCAAACTTGAGAGGAGGCCAGTGTAATTTGCTTACTGTTTATTCTGCTATTGATGAGAGGATTAGTAATCCAACTGTTTGGCACATTCAGAACAATGACTTGAATCCAATATGGAATGAGCACTTTGAGTTCATTGTTGAAGATGCGGATACACAGCACTTGACTGTAAGAGTTTTCGATGATGAAGGCATTTCTGCTGCCGAGCTTATTGGTTGTGCCCAAATGCCTCTAAAGGAACTAGAACCTGGTAAAGTCAAGATTGTGTGGTTGAAACTGGTCAAGGATTTGGAGGTCCATAGGGATAACAAATACAGGGGTGAGGTAAGATAGTGTATGCATGTTCCTTGCGTGTGCTTCCACAGTTCCACCTCCTTTCATATGTAATATTCCTTTCATTTTGTTGGTTGATGCTGATCGTAAAGATATGTTAAACTTGGCCCCTTAAACTTCACCTAGactattaatttaaataataactatTAATGTGAGATTGGTCAAAGTGttaaatattttgaattaaataaaaaatcctaagACCACTATTTTTTTCATGATACTTCAATCAGAACAAGTCGAGTTAATTGAATTCCAAGTAAAATCATAACCGGTACAAGAAAATATTGGATTTAACTTTCAAGTACAATAACTTGTTGAACCAATCTAATCATCAGAAATATATATATGTCAGGTGTACTAGGCATagattcttttcttttttctgaaGGTCTAgttcactatttttttttcttttacatcAAATCTGGCTGAGtccgaaagaaaaaaaaaaacatcaaaaCTGGCCTATTCACTTATCATTTGTATTCTGTTATCTCATCGTATTCTACTTGTGGAAGGTTCATGTTATGGCAGTTCATAGATAGATCTTCTTGAGCTTCTTGTCATCTTGCCATAGGTGCACTTGGAGCTGTTGTACATCCCACATGGAACAGATGACAGCTTTAGGAACCCCTTTGACCCTGATTTCGCATTGACCATATTCGAGAAGACCCTCAAGAGTGGAACTGAACCAGAGGCTGAGGATATTACAGCACGAAAGAAGAACGTCATTGTAAGAGGTGTTCTCTCTGTGACGGTTATTTCAGCTGAAGACTTGCCAGTTGTGGACTTAATGGGCAAGGCTGATCCATTTGTTGTCCTGACGTTGAAGAAATCAGAGAAAAAACTCAAGACTAGGGTAAGAATCCAGGCATTTTTGAAGTTTCATTTTTCCTAATTAGAATATGCGGTATCGTTCAATTTAGTATGAGAAATATGTGACAACACATATACAATTAAGTAATACACTGATTTCTATTTAGTTTacgataaattaattattaattattaatgatGACTCTTGCTTTTCAGGTCGTAAATGAATCCTTAAATCCAGTTTGGAATCAAACATTTGACTTTGTTGTAGAGGACGGCTTACATGAAATGTTAATTGTTGAAGTTTGGGATCACGATACTTTTGGGAAGGTGATATCTTTTAAACCTTGTCTCAAATGATGTTTGCTATAAGCCTATAACTAGTCTCTGTTCCATCATATTTAGATACAATTCAAAGCTAAATAGATTGATCTATAAATTtatgaagaaaaacaaaattaaagtgACCATCAATATGAAATGGAGAGAGTAATACTTCAATACCTAAATACTACAATAACCTTAGACATCATCGTCTGCATTTGCTACCATCTTCTTGGTCTTATACAGAACattttaaaacaatttaatAGGTATCATTCTTAGTTTTCATAAATTGAGTAaccattttttaaataaaaaaagcaCCAAAGCAAAATTGGCAATTTTCTGGCATGCCTGGGTTTAGTTGTTTGTACCCCACTAATATATTATGTTCCATCACATTTTAGTAATACCTTAaatttcacattttttttaaaataatgcacgtttgttatatttaatttttcttttcatcagGTGTACATAAAGGTGTACCACAAAAAtaaatgcaaataaataaatcaataaatgCAGTAACAGTACTGTAAAGTGACATGCATAAATGTATGATGTGTTGCTAACATTATTCAATTAGAAtcttagaaataaaataagaactCAATTTAACTGATGCTTCTCGCATGATGTTTGATTTATGGGTTGATTATAGTACTGGTTTACAACAGGAAGTTAGCTGGAAAGACATATAAATTAGATTCTCCAAACTGATTCAATGATGTTATCAGTCATTTTTTTCCCTAAAGAAAAATAAGTTTGAAGTATACATACACACAACTGACCATAAGCTTGTTCTCAACTTAGATTAAGATTTTCAAACtgagttattaaaaaaaatgtatggATTTTTCAGGACAAAATGGGA is a window encoding:
- the LOC130946780 gene encoding synaptotagmin-4, coding for MGFFGGMFIGIAFGVGLIVAFARYESIRSKRRSDLAKTVAMFARMTVEDSRVLLPGKFYPSWVVFTKRQKFVQLKWLNTQLDKMWPFINDAASELIKSSVEPILEQYKPVILASLTFSKLTLGTVAPQFTGIAILEEESGPNEFTIELEMQWDGDPNIVLDIKTKVGVVLPIQVKNIGFTGVFWLIFKPLVDEFPTFSAVSVSLREKKDLDFTLKVVGGDISALPGVSDAIEETIRDAIEDSITWPMRKVIPILPGDYSNLELKPVGILDVKLVQAKDLTNKDIIGKSDPFAVLFVRPLRDRTKTSKVINNDLNPIWNEHFEFIVEDADTQHLTVRVFDDEGISAAELIGCAQMPLKELEPGKVKIVWLKLVKDLEVHRDNKYRGEVHLELLYIPHGTDDSFRNPFDPDFALTIFEKTLKSGTEPEAEDITARKKNVIVRGVLSVTVISAEDLPVVDLMGKADPFVVLTLKKSEKKLKTRVVNESLNPVWNQTFDFVVEDGLHEMLIVEVWDHDTFGKDKMGKVIMTLTKVILEGEYQETYTLEGAKSGRLTLHLRWTPQHKYRDP